GACGGCACCGAGCACGCCGAGGGTGATGATGACGTTGCTGCGGCTGGGGATGGGCAGCACGACGCGGCGGGCGGGGACGGTGAGGGTGATCGTCTGGGTGCGGCGGGTGGTCATCGCAGGTCCTCCAGCATCTGGCGGTCGAGGGTCCACGGCAGGGCGGGCAGCTCCTCGATGTGGGGGGCGGGGGCGGATTCGATCAGTTCCAGGCGCTCTGCGCGGGCGCTGAGCAGGCCGTACAGGAGAGCCTCTTTGGCTTTCTCGGTGTGGTCGCTGCCCTGGTGCGCGAAGGCGTTGACCTCGTCGGTGGCGTGGTCGAGCAGGGTGCGCTGGGGTTCGGCAGGGGTAGCTGTGGCGCGGGCGCGGCGGAACAGGTGCAGAAAGGTCGGCAGGCGCATGGGAGCGGTGAGGCGCAGGGTCACGCGGCCTCCTGCGTGGTGGTGACGGCGAGGAGCATGCGGGCGAGGCGCAGGGCGCGCAGATCGCGGTGAGCGCGCTGGGGCGTGCAGGGCAGCTCGTCGAAGATCGCGGCGTAGGCGACCTCGAAGCGGGCGCGGAGTTCCTCGGCGTACGTCAGGGCGGGCAGGTCAGTGTCGGGGTGGCCGGGGTACGCGATCACGCGACACCTTCAACGAGCAGGGTGTCGTGGCGGGCGGCGGCGGTCGCGGCGACCAGGGCGTCCTGGGCTTCTTCGCGGCTGCGGACGTTCATGCCGATGAACGCGCAGTTGAAGTGCACGGCGTGGCGGCCGCGTGCGCGGCGGTTCTTCTCGATGACGCGGTAGCTGACGCGGTGGCCGGTGTCGCGGCAGATGATGGTGACGCTGTAGATCCGGGTGGGGCTCATGTTGTCGAACTCGACCTGGAACCAGTCGACGCTGTAGTCGTGCCCGGCGTTGGTGATCACGGCGTCGGGCTTGACGAGGTTGTAGGGGACGCCGTGGATCTTGGCGCGGTCGTGCTCCTGGGCCATCTGTACGCGGAACTTGACGGGCGTGGGCTGCTGCGTCATTCTGAACCTCGTACCCCCACCGTTTGGATTTTGCTTGCAGGCGATCCGGTGGGGGTTTTTCGTCTCTTCTGAAAGTGTATATCAAGTGGACATTTTTGACAACATTCGTCTATGATGGCGATGGCTCAAATTTCGCACCGCGCAGGGCATTCAACTGCTAGCGTAAAGATTCAAAGGAGAACGATGACCCTCGACACCCCGCAGGAGATCGACAAGGCCCTTCGAAGCCGTGCGCTGGACATGCTGGACACGATTGATCGACCCAATGGACACATTCTTCGTGCGCGCGTCGCGCTGTTCTTCCAGCGCCGCGCCGCCATGGTGGAATCCCTCCATGAACTGGAAGACCACACGGACATCCAGTCGCGCGGCCTGAGCATCCTGCTCTGCGCGCAGCTGGGCCTGCATGAAGATGCGTTGAGCCTGCCCTTCGCGGATACGGAGGTGGACGCGGCCGAACTCAATGACCAGGACGGCGCCTACTGGGCGCACCTGGGCCGCACGGCCGCTCTCGTCGCCCAGGATCAGCCGCTGCTGGCGCTCGAGGAACTGGGTATGGCACGGGTGTACGCCATCCGCATCGGCATCCAGGAACACATCGAGTACGTCATGGGCGAGCGGCAGCGGATCGCGGGGAACGCCGGGTTCGGTTGCGCCGAGCAGTCCGCCAGGGTGCTGCGGCAGATGCGGCCCGGCACGGGGATTCACCGCTGGCATGAGCAGACGTACCTGACCGATCGGCTGGCCGAGGGGAGTTACGCGGTGGTGGCCCACCGGGACTTCGGTGGGCGGCCAGCTCACGCACTTGCCCGCGCCCTGCTGGGTAACGGCGCCTCTACCGATTCGGGGGAGCACCCCCTCCACCGGGCCGCCGAGATGTTCCGCGCTGTCCGCGACGGCCGCGCCCCGGGCGTCCCCATGTCAGGGACTGGCATGGTCAATACGTATACCCGGATCGCTGCTGGCCTGCACCTTGCCGGGCACGCCCGGACGTCCCGCCAGGCGGTCGCCGTGCTCGGTGAGCAGGTGCCGCGCCGCGCCGATCAGCGGGTGCTGTGGGCGGTCGCGCACCTGCAGGCGTTCGTCTACGGCGCCGAGGTGGACAGCCCTCTGGTGCTGCCCAGCGAGATTTCCAGCGCGCTTGACCGACTGAAGGAAACGGCTGGTGTGCTCGACTACCTGTCCGCGTCGGCGCCGGAGGCGCTGCTGCTGATGGCGGTCGCGCCGAATGCTCACCCGGCGGTCGTGCTGACGACAGCGGGCCTTTCACTGGACGGTGACCCGTCCGTGCTGGGTGAGATCAGGGGGCGTGTGGCGAGTGCCGCGGCGGTGCAGAGCGGTATCAACCGCATGGTGATTGCAGCTGCGGATGCGCAGCGGCGCGGCCTTGAGCGTCAGTGGGCTCAGGCGCATGCCACCCTGCAGTTCATGCTGCCGGACGCCGGAAATGTAAGCCAGAGTGTCCATTGTGGAGACGTGGCAGGAGGTGCGACAGTGAAGGCGTGAAAACCTTCATCACCGGTCTGCTGGCTCTCGTTCTCTCGGCTGCTCCCGCGTTCGCGGCGGGGCAGCCGTCTTCATCTGATCAGTCCGTTCAGCTGATCAAGGTCACGCCGAAAAGCAGTGGCCCCGCTCTGCTGAACGACGACACCTGCCTCGGCTGCTGACCGTTCAGTCCGGCTGCTTGTACAGCGTCGCCATCAACTGACCCAGGATTCGCCCCCGACCTTTCGCCAGGTCTGCGGGAAGAGCGAACAGTTCGCCGTCCTCTGTTTCCATGACGACGAGGCCTGAGAGTTTCTTGTTTGGGTTGACTCGAATCGAATGACCGGTGCCGGCGGTCGTGGCACCCTGGAGTGGGACTTTCAGTTCCCATTCCAGGACGTTTTTTAGCTCTGTGCCGTGCCCGAGATCAGCGCGAAAGGTCCGGAAGGTACTCCGGTGTTCTTCCGGGATGTTGAAGTACTCCCAGGCTTCCGTGTCGGATAGGCCCATGGTGCTGAGGAGGCGCTGTGCGGTGTTCTGTCTCATGGCGGCCAGATCGAGTTCGCCTGAGATGTATGCGGAGAGGGTTGACCGGGCAATGGCGCTGTCGCGGGCGAAGTCGGTGAGGAAGTAGTCGTTGCTGTCGAGCCAGTGCTGGAAGGCCTGCCCTCGGTCCGCAGGAGACTGTACCTGTGCAGGCATGGGGGTGACTTTCCGTCGCCTGTACTTGGTTTTGCTCGTTTCCCGTTCGACCATGCTGGTTGCCCCTCCTAATGTGTCCAACTATAGGACACTTTACATCACAATTTTATTCCTGCGCGTCGAAACGTCCGGTTCATGAAGCCGATGCGGTTCTGAACGAAATTTCACCTGCTAGGCAAAAGTGTCCATCAGATGTACACTTTATCCATGAAGGTTCTGTCCCCTGAAAATCTGGTCGCCAAGCGACTGGGGGCGAAGTACGCCAAACGCGCGCCCGCAGCGCGTGCAGCGCGCATCAACCGCAAAACCTTGATCGGCCTGGAACAGGGCGACATCAAGGAACCCAGCCACCGCGTCCTCAGCGGGCTCGCCCGCGCCTACAAGTGCAGCATCGACGATTTCTTCACCGAGGTCGCCGAGTCCACCCCCGCCGCCTGAGCAGCCGCTCACGGCGGGTCTTTCACGTTCCTGACACGGCGATACCTCGACCGCCGCAACGACGAGGATCCAGGGCGCAAGCCCAGCGTGCGTGCACGCGAGACGCATAACAAGACGCCGCTGAGGCCCAGACAACACTGTCCACCGGCCCAGCACACCGAACTTCCGGCTCTGTCTCACAGGACCGTCCCTCAAACCGGCTCAACGCCTCCAGCAGTCTCGCAACCGACGCTGAAGACGTCACAGACAGGTGAGTGGATCCATCCTCCGACGGGGTTTGACCGTGAACATGCGGCGGAGAGCGCATGTCGGGCGAGCAGCCCGGCCAGATAACTACGGATTCTGGTGAACCACTCCGCGCCGAGATCTCCCTGACGGCGCGTCACAGCGGGAGAGGCGGGCGAGACCCCGCCAGAACACGTCGGAACTTTAGAGGCCACCCACGCGGCCGAGAGCAGCAAAGCGTGGGCTGGTGCCCGGCCGAACTGGGCACGCGAAGCGGCGCGAGACGCCGCCCCGAACACTCAACCCCCGCGCCCACCCCCGGGCGCGTCACGGAACGGCCCAGCTGGTGGGCTGCCGGTTCGAGTCCGGCCCGTTCCCTCACCCTGCCCGACCCTGGTAAGTCCCTCCGGGGTGAGTCGTCAACGCCAACTGAACACTGGCGTGATCACCTCACGGTCCCGCACGGGCCGTGTTGACAGTGAGACGCCGCCGTGACCACCTGCACCGGTCAGCGGCTGACCACGCGGACCCCCTGCGCCGGGGATGAAGGTCCGGAAACCCAAATCAGGGGCACTGGCGCGCCCCGCCTCCCCACCGTGGTCCTCAGCGCCTCCCGTGCACGGGGGAGCCCGACAAGTGCTGAGCCTGGAGGTAACGCCATGGGTAAGGTGCGTTCCGCGACCGGCGGTCCCGGTCAGTGCTGCCGCGACCCGCCCTCACGGGGGTCAACGCCCATTCCACAGTGAGAAGTCAGGCCGCAGCGCCTGGCCTACACGCACCACGTGGTGCGCGCCCGTGACCGCCACCCCACCAGCAGCGAACCGCCCGCCCCACAGAGGGCAACTCGCGGCCCTGCACACCGGGAAGGTCACCCCAGACGCGGGGAGCAGCGTGACCGTCAGGCGGAGAGACGCCGGGACCCGAGCAGGCGCGGACAGCGCCTCGCCTCCACCCGCCGGAGAACGCGCGGAATCACCTCGTACAGCGTCGCGGCCCCCAGGCCGCACGGTTTCTCAGGGGCCACCCACCGACGAGGGCGGCCCCGTACTCTTGACCGCTCACCGTGGAGGTGACCTCCCATGCTGTTCCAGCAGTGCAGTCACCTCCACACGTGACGGCCCCGCGCGGGCCGACCGACAGCCCCGCCGGGGGGTGAAGCCCGGCCACACCACCGCTGGAGGTGTCCCGCGATGTAACTGCTCAGCTGCGACGCGCGTCCCTTCGCCCCATGCCGCCCACTCCGGGAGGTTCCCATGAAGTAGCCGTCCCTCATGTCCGCGAGGTGTCATCGGCCATCCCGACCGGGTGGCCGTCATCCCGGCCCAGGCAGGGCCACGCGCGGGTTCGACTCCCGCCGCTGGGACCAGTTCACAGGAGGCACGATGCCCTACATTCCACTTCTCCCCAGACCACCACGTAAGCCGCCGCCATCCACGCCGCTCGACGCGGCTGCGGCTCAGGCGCTCAGCACACCAGGTGCGCAGCAGCGCAGCCGGGACCAGTACGCTGTCAGATTCCTTCGCGATCACGCGGAGGACATCAGGCTCGCCGCGCAGCGCGACCATCAGGCTGAAGTGCGGGTCTGGGTGTCCGAGATGACCGAGACGGTGGCAGAGCATGCGGCCGCGCTCGGATATCACGTCACGGTGTACCTCGACGCGTGGACGTCCCGCCCGAATGGCAAGCTGGTCCTGAGCTGGCATCCGAACGGCCCTGGCCCTAGCGTGGAGCACCGCGCGGACGTCAGGACGGTGTGGGACGCGCTGCGCGGCATGCTGCGGATCCTGCTGAACCGCAACTGATTCCTACCAGTCGCGGTTCAGGGCTTTCTCGCCTTCGCGGGCGTAGTTCACGTACGTTTCGCTGGTCGTGATGCTCGCGTGCCGCAGGTGGTCCCGGACTGCCAGGACGTCCTTCGTTTCGCGGTACATGCGGGTGCCGGCGGTGTGCCGCAGGCCGTGCACTTCGCGTCCCTGGTACGGGATGCCTGCGCGTTCGCACAGCTGCAGGACGCGCTGCTCGACGGCGCGGCCACTGCGGAGCGTGAGGACGTGCGGGCCGTAGGACGGCGTCATGCCGATCCAGGCGAGCAGCGCGGCTTCCGAGCGGCGTGAGAGCGGCACCTGCTGCCGCTTCTGTCGTTTGCCGGTCACCGTCAGGTACGGCCGGTCCCCGCCCGTGCGGACGTCCGCGCGCAGCAGGCTCGTCATTTCCGTGACGCGCAGGCCGCAGTCGGCGCCGAGCAGCACCATGACCCGTTCCTGCTCGTCCGCGTGATCGAGCAGCGCCTGCACGTCCCGGTCCGGGTAGGGTTTGCGTTTCTCCCAGGCGGGCACCGGGTCGCTCGCGGCGCGGACGTCCGTGAACGGGGCCGCGTCGGTCGCGCCTGCCCAGCGCAGCGCGGCGAACACGGCCCGCGCGGCGGCCAGCCGGACGCGGACGGTGCTCGGCGCGAGTCCTTTCGCTTCGAGGTGCCGCACGTACCGGTACCCGTCGTTCGGTTTGGGCCGGACGAAACTCATGCCCGCCCCGGCTGCCCAGTCCGCGAGGAAGCGCAGGCCGGTCTCGTAGCTGTCCAGGGTGCGCAGGCTGACGCGTGCACCCCGGCCGCCGCGCAGCACCAGGAACGCTTCCGTGATCGCCCAGAGGCCTGGTACGTCCATGTCCCGCGCGGCGCGCAGCGCGTCCTTCCTGAGGGTGTCCGGCTCCTGGCTGCCCACCCGGTCCGCGCGGCCCTGCAATTCCAGGTTGTACGCCATCAACTCCAGGCCACTCATACCCGCAGCATACAGAGGTGCCCTCATGACCACGCACGACGCTCCCACGAATCCCGCGACGTACCTGACGATCACGACTGAGCAGCTGCTGCGCCTCGACGCGGCCCACCCTGGCGCCCGCTGGTGGCTCAAGGCGGACGCGCACGGTTCCTGGTCCGGCCCGGTGGTCAACCCGCTGGACATGATGAAAGACGTCGAGGACCTGGACGGTCACCTGCGCGAGCAGATCCTGAACAACCTCGACGGTGCACGCATCGGCCTGTTCAACGAGGACGTGATGCTCCTGATGCACCGCGACCAGCTCATCCGGGCGGGCGTGGACGCCGAGACCGCGGACGCGGCGGGGCGTCACCTGCTCGATCAGGTGTTCGGGGCGCTGGAGCTGGCCGGGCAGGGCGAAGGGGTCCTGTTCGGGTTCCGACCCGTGTTCCCGGTGACGGACGACGGAGAGATCCTCATGACGCCCCTGTCGGCTCAGCCGGGCGAGGTGGGCGCGTGACGTCCGGAACGGAGCGCGCCCTCGCCCTGATCAGCGAGGAGCGACAGCGGCAGGTGGACGTGGAAGGCTGGACGCCCGAGCATGACGATCAGCACATGGAAGGCGAGCTGGGCGACGCGGCCGCCGCGTACGCCTACGCTGGCGATCACAGCCCCGTGAACCCGCAGGACGGGCACGGCACCGACCTGGGCCGCGTCCTGTGGCCCTGGGACCGCGCCAGCTTCAAGCCCGGCGCGCACCGGCACAACCTGGTGCGCGCGGGTGCGCTGATCGTCGCGGAACTCGAACGCCTCGACCGGCTGGCCGGAAGCGTGCAGTACTTCGTGCGGGGCATGCCGGACGGTTCCCTGGAACTCTACGCGGCGGACAGCCGTGAGGCCCTGGCCGAGTACCTGGGGGGCATGCCGGTCGAAACCCTGACCTGGGTCGAACGGCGCGCGGCGTTCTGGATGCCGGGGCGTTCCTACAGTGTGTGCGCGGAGGACCTGTTCCTCGAGTACTACTCGGACGCTCCGTACCTGGGCGGCGCGGCGCGGCTGTGGCCCCTGACCTTCCCGAACGCCTGAGCCTGGGCGCGGGGGGTGACTCCCCCCTTCCCAGGGGGTGATCACTCCCCATCTGCGAACAGGAGTTATGCGAAAGCACATTAAGACGGGTGGCCCTGTGAGCTCACCCGGAGGTAAACGTGAATCCAATCACAAGGAACCTACGGGCCATGGCGACCGGGCAGCCCCATGCCACTCGCCTGCACCCGACCATGACGGTCGCGGACGCCATCGTCGCCCTGACGACCGACGGGAACCCCGGCGGGGTGATGGCCACCTGCGCGATCGCTACGTTCCACCCGCTGCTGGGCCCGCGCGCGCTGACGCACATCGACGAGTGCGGCCTGAGTGGCATGCAGACGTACCTGCTACTCAAGCAGTGCGGCACTCCGGCCCGCGCGGCCGCGCTGCTCGTCATGACTGTCGAGATCCGGCTGCCCACCCCTGAGGAGCTCATCCGGGATCTGGAGCAGCCGCTCTCTCCGATGCTGCAGCGCGCCCTGACCGACATCGTCCCGCAGCACGTCCCGGCCTTCGCCGGTGTGGACCTCACGCTCCCACAGGGGCAGGCATGACCGGGGAGAGCACTGTGCCCCATCACTCTCCAGCTCAGGAGATTGCGGAGGCGGTGAGCCTGCTGGATCTGGTTGCTGACTGGCGCTTTGCCGAAGGCCGTCTCAATGCCGCGAAAGCGGCGTGGCGTGCAGGCACCGTGAAACACGACGACGCCGAATTTGATGATGCTCGGAACGATTTCGACGCTCTGGATGACCAGACGTGCGCGCTAGACCCCGTGCGCCTCAGGGAGTTAAGCCGGGCCGTTCAGGGCGCATACATCACCCTGACTCGTGATCTGGCCGCAGCACAGGCTCAGCTCGCCGCCCAGACCGAGGCGCTCACGCCATCCGGGGACACGAAAGGTGCGTACATGGGTGAATTCCAGTTCGAAATGCGCGGCGTGGATGAAGAAGGCGAAGAGACCGACATCCGCATCGACACGCCCTGGGACACCATCAAGCAGATCATGGCAGCCATCCGGTCCCGCGCCGCTGCCACCCTCGCCAGGGACCGCCATGAATGAAGGTGGCCTGACGCTCGACGAGGTCATGGCCACCCCACCAGTGGTGCGGATCTCCACCCACCAGCGCGACCAGCGTCACTTCTGGCTGGGTGCGATGTTCGGCGCGTTCCCCGGCGCGCTCGCCCTCCTGGTGTGGCAGCTGCACGAATGGGCCCTGTTCCTCGCAGTGCCACTGGTCCTCTGGATGACCATGCGCATTCACGCCGCCTCGGCCACCATGCCTGTCGTGCAGGTCCTGCACGGGCACGTGATCGTCCGGCACACCGCCAATCCGTTCCCCCCAACTGGAGGCCCTTCATGACCCGCGCCACCGACGCGCAGATCCGCGTCTCCCCGTCCACCTGATGGGCGTGAAGAAGAGAGCCCGTGAATTCGCTGAGCAGGGCTTCCGGTTCACGGATCACGCCACGCGGCCCTACAGCCGCATTGATGCCCTGCGCAGCGAGGTCGCCAACCTGGAAGTGAAGCTCGTCGCTGCCCGCGCGCGCCTCGCGCAGGCAGAGGCCGCCGAGGCCCGCCCAGATCCGGACGAACGTGAACGGCGGATCCGGGCCCTGATCGCGAAGGTGTAGAGATGCAGCCGAATCAGACGGACGCGGCCGCCTGTCAGGCGCCCCCGACCCTGCACGACCTGGTGACGGGCGACGCGCCAGCTGCGCCCGGCGAGGCCTACAGTCAGGCCAGCGCCGCCTGGAAGGCCCGCCGCGTCCTGGCGTACCAGGCAGTGTGCCGGACGATCGGTCCGGACCAGCAGGCCCTGCTGAACACCCTCCTGGAAGTGCACGGGCACGAGTGCGCCCTGCGGGGCGCGGCCATGGGTGCCCAGGCGGCCCGCCGGGAGGCCCGGATCCGGAACGGTGAGCAGTCCCGGGCGCAGGCCGAAGCGGCCGCCCAGGCACGCCGGGATAACCGGCAGATCAACGACCTGCTCAAGCGGGCCGCTGACGAGAACGCCGCCCTGCGCCGCCGCGCGGACACCGCCGAGAAGGACCTCGCGGCCCTGCGGGCCACGCTGCCCGGCATCGAGCGGGTCATCCGGCAGGACATCATCGCCGCGGCGCCCGCCGATCACCGGCCCATCGCCCGCCTCGCCCCCCGGTCCGGCGTGCACTACACGTACCTGTCGCACGGGTTCCACGTCCGGCGGATCGCGCGGCGCATCGAGGAGTTCATGGCTGGCCCCGACTGCCGGGGGTACGCGCGCCCCGAGAAGCTCGCGGAGTTCCTGCTACCGGAAACGCCCTACCCGACATTCCAGCAGGCCATCACGCACCTGCTGCTGTGCCGCCGAATCATCCAGTCGCCGTCCGGCGCGTACCGCCTGCGCAATCCCAGTGGAGCGCCCAGGTGACCGACAACCAACCGAAGGAGTGAAGGTGAACTATCAACTCGTGGTGACCGGCGAGCAGCTGTCACTGATTAACCGGGCGGCCGAGACGGCCGCCCGCGTCAGCATCGGCCAGCTCGACAGCGTCGCGCACCAGCTGCTGATGGACCTGGAGTCCGATCCTTTCTGTGAGATCCGGGACGTCCTGGAAGGTGCACAGCACCTCATGACCGGTAGCCGCAGCCTGAGCGCCGCGCCCAACGCCGCGCTGCGCGACCAGCACGAGTGCGCGTGGAGCGTGTACCACGCGGCCCGGTACCAGCTGTACCGCGAGCACTGCGAGCGCGAAGGGACGCCCATGTCCGCGGCGACGGTGCTCAGCGCGCCGCCCACCCGTCACGGCGCGCACGACCCGCCCACCGTCACGCCCATCCCGGACGTTCAGGTGGAGATCGTCGATCCGTCCGGCCGCGTCAGTTACCGCCGCCCGCTGGGGCACCCGGACATCCTCGAGGCGCTGGCCCGCCCGGGCTACAGCGTCCGGAGGGCCCCGTGATGCACGACTGGCGCTTCGTCCCCGTGAAGGGCGAGGGGCACCAGTGGGTGTGCCGCTGCTGCGGCAAGGTCCTGCGCGGCGGGGCATGGGACGCCCGATGCCCGAAACGCTGACGCCGCCGCCCCCACCTGACCCGCCGGGTGAGGCGGCCATCCTGCGCCGCCGGCGCCTGCTGACCCTCGACCTCGCGCGTGAGACGACCCGTGACGTGATCGCCCTGAACCGGCGGCACGCGCACCTCCTGAAAGGAACCTCCCATGACCCACAATGACGCACCCTGGCTCAGCGCCTGGCTGCCCGACGGCCCCTGGCTCGGCCCGTTCCCCACCCGCGATCAGGCCGTGAACGCCGCACTCGGCGCCCCGCCCGTCGTCGCGGACCACCCGCGCGTGTACCTCGCCCGCGCGCAGTACCCGGATCTCGCAGGCCTCATGGGCGACGTGGACGCGTGGCTGGCCGAGGCCCGCGCGGCTGCCGGCGAGCAGTTCGGCCTTCCGGCCCGCACGTACCTCGCGGAGGTTCCTGCGCCCGCCCTGGATGACCTGCAGGCCCGGGTCGACGAGGTGATGAACGCCTGGGCGGTCGAGCACGGTCTGCACCCGACGTTCTACCGCCCGGTGGACGTCACGGAGCACCGCATCACGGACCTGCAGGGGCTAACCGCGTGAGCCTGCGCCTGAGTGCCCGCGTGGACCTCGACGGCGTCGTGCACAAGCACGACAAGAGCGGCTTCCCCCTGACCGAACTGACGCTGGCCCTCCCGAGCGGCGTGGACCTGCGCCTGCTGCGCCGCGCCGCTCGCGGGCAGAAGAGCGGGAAGGAGGACGTCACCGCGCGCCTGCACGTCGAGGACGAGGACGGCAACCGGCGTACGTTCAACCTCGTGTTCGTCCGCAGCAGCACGAAGGACTTCGTGTACGGCATCGTGATGCAGCTCGACTTCAACCCGCGCCACAACCTGGAGCACTACCTCAGCGGGTACGTCATGCGGGACACGGAAGGTGCCCCGCCGTTCCTGGATTTCGACGTGGAGATCCGCCCCATCAACGCCTCGCCGCTGCTGGAGGCCGCGCAGGGCCTTCAGGACACCCTGAACGGCAGCGACACCCTGGAGAGCGTGACCATCAGCTACCAGGGCAAGAGCGCCACCCTCACCAGCCAGACCCGCGCCGCCACCAGCGCCGCCCTCACCCAGGCCATCCGGGAGAACCGTGAATCCAACTGAACCCATCCCCACCGGGCCCGCGTTCAGCGCGCGCCTGCACGACGCCCTCGCCGTCCTGGGCGAACCCGTCACCACCCCCGAGCAGCGCCACGGCGGGTGGCTGCTCGGCCTGGAACGCGCCGCTGACCAGATCCGCACCGGCATCACCGGCAG
The Deinococcus grandis genome window above contains:
- a CDS encoding helix-turn-helix domain-containing protein, translating into MKVLSPENLVAKRLGAKYAKRAPAARAARINRKTLIGLEQGDIKEPSHRVLSGLARAYKCSIDDFFTEVAESTPAA
- a CDS encoding site-specific integrase translates to MSGLELMAYNLELQGRADRVGSQEPDTLRKDALRAARDMDVPGLWAITEAFLVLRGGRGARVSLRTLDSYETGLRFLADWAAGAGMSFVRPKPNDGYRYVRHLEAKGLAPSTVRVRLAAARAVFAALRWAGATDAAPFTDVRAASDPVPAWEKRKPYPDRDVQALLDHADEQERVMVLLGADCGLRVTEMTSLLRADVRTGGDRPYLTVTGKRQKRQQVPLSRRSEAALLAWIGMTPSYGPHVLTLRSGRAVEQRVLQLCERAGIPYQGREVHGLRHTAGTRMYRETKDVLAVRDHLRHASITTSETYVNYAREGEKALNRDW